Within Lagopus muta isolate bLagMut1 chromosome 1, bLagMut1 primary, whole genome shotgun sequence, the genomic segment TGGTAAGCCCACTGTCCCCTCATCCCACCGTGATATGAGGCTGGAGAGCCATTGTCCCCGTGCTGGGATGGCAGTGAGCTCAGTGCTTGTGGCTCCTGTCCCCCATCACCATTTGACTGTTGAACCATCTCATCCCCTGTGTGCCCAGGAGCGTGGTACCTGTACCCGTATGGCCTGTCAACACGCAGCCTCCCCATCTTCTCATGGTGGGGAGCAGGACGCTTCTCCTCCTCAGACGTACCTGGGGCACGGGACATGACTGCACTGGACCAGGTACAAACTGGTTGCCTTTGGGGCGGAATGGCTGGGGCCAGTCACCCAAGGAAGCTCTGTGCCCATGGGTGCAGCCCCTAAAGTTTGGTACATCCCAAAGATGGAGGGAGGGGAAGCAGTAACGGGGCACAGCCACTCATGTAGACCCGCAAGGCGCCTGGGGGCTGCATGGCATTCTCCTTCCCATCACAGGGGCTGcgaggagagcagcagctcctggcccGTTTCCAGGCCCTGGAGAAGCGTTTTGAGGCACTGGAGGCTGCGGTGTCACgctgggagctgggggtggCCAGGGGTGAACCCCCACCGACGGGAGATGTGCTGGGCCTGTTGGAGGGGCTGTTAGACCGCCGCCAGGCCGGCATGGAGGAGCGGCTGCGCAGTGACATGACcgaacacctccaggtgaggGGAGCAGGGTGGTGCAGGCATGGGGATGTGATGGGATGGGTTCTGATGTCCCCATCTCATCCTTGTCCTGCAGGGTGAGCTGGACGCCCTGTGGACgcagctgcaggctgatgtGGATAAACGTCTGGGGAAGATGGCGCAGGCCTCGCAGGTGAGTGATGTGCACCCTGTGGGGGTCCTTGGGGCTGGTGGGCAGCATTCATGTGGACTCTTGTGCCTTTGTGCTGGCAGGAGATGGAGGCCCGTCTGCAGGAGCTGAATGCAGAGTGGCAGAGGTATTGTTGCTCAGTGTGGGGAGAAACCCCACTGTTTAGGGTGGGGTAGATCTCAGCCTGGCATTTTGGGGCATTTGGTGGTGCTCGGTGGCATTTCTCTGATTGTGCTGGTGGCACaggtcagtgcaggaggagctgcagggccgCTGGCAGCGGGCCACgggtgagctgcagcaggaggtgtcAGCACTGaggagggagctggcagggctgcgCTCAGACCAGGAGGCTGTGAGCAAGCAcctggaggctgtgctggagcagatcaAAGCAACACGGGCTGATGTAAGTCCAGGACGTCCCTCCTTTTAGAGACCCTCACTCCCACCCAGTGCTCTATTTGAGGCAGAGGTGAGGgtctctgccccacagctgagCGCTGTGCCATACTTCCAGGTGGAAGCACAGATGCCAGCATGGATCAGCCACTTCTTGGCACAGTCCCGGCAGGGCGATGGCACggctgggctgctgctccagcGGGAGGACTTACAGGCAGAGCTGCGCGCCCTGGAGCTCCGGATCCTTGCCCAAATGAGGGAGGAGCGTGGGCTGGCAGCACGGGACAGCATTGGTGTGGCCCTGCGGCAGGGGGGAGCCGGGGGGGTGACAGAAGAGGTGAGTGATGGCGGAGCACTGGGAACATGGGTGGGGATTCCATGGAGCTTGCAAACAACCAGGGCCACCGTGTTTGCTCTGTCCctagcagcactgctgagtcATTTGGGGCAAAATGTTGCAGCAggatgacagcagaggaaaaaatgagcctgtttgctttggaaatgtttgTTGGCAGCTCCCtgtggagggagggagggatcACACAGGACTAGTGTTCCCTTCACCCTGTACAGGCTCTGTGCACGTGGTGACATTGGGACACAGCTTTAGGATCAGCTCTGGGGGCACTGTATGGCCTTGGGCCTGGTCCTTGTCCCCCTCCTCATCCATCAGCACTGGGAAGGGTGAGCCCAGTCAGCCCAGGCTCTGCCCCTTCCTTGCACAGCACTTCTTGTCCCGGGTATTTTTAGCAGCCTCTAATGAGGCTTTGCAGCCAAGCGCACGCCTGCTCTTTTTTGCTGCAGTGATTCATCACTGCCTGTCCCGTGAGAAGGTCCCTAACCCCATGGGCTGGAGGCAGGGACTGGACTCCATGGCTCTGACCAGGCCCTTCTTTACCCTCCATAGCAAGTGCACCTCATCGTGGACCAAGCACTGAAGCGCTACAGTGAGGACCGTGTAGGGATGGTCGACTACGCCCTGGAGTCAGCAGGTAGGTGGCAGAGGGGTGAGCTGGAGGCAGCCAGGGAGCGCTGGCACGCTGCTTTACCACTGTGCTCCTCTCCCTGTGCCAGGGGCCAGCGTCATCAACACCCGCTGCTCTGAAACCTATGAGACAAAGACAGCGCTGCTGAGCCTGTTTGGGATCCCTCTGTGGTACCACTCACAGTCCCCACGCGTCATCCTGCAGGTGGGCACTGAGAGTGGGTTGAGAGCCCCGGGGTGATGCAAAGCTCACACTGGGCACAGTGGCTGGGCTGGCATTGAtgggagaaaaaacagtgcTGATGGTGATAATGTTGATTCTGATACCTAAGAGATGGCATTCCTCTTCTGTGCACGTAGCCAGACGTCAACCCCGGGAACTGCTGGGCCTTCCGTGGCTCCCAGGGCTTTGCTGTCATCCGCCTCTCCAGCCTCATCCGCCCCACAGCCGTGACACTGGAGCACGTTCCCAAAGCGCTGTCACCCCAGGGAACTATCCCCAGTGCTCCTAAGGACTTCACTGTCTATGTGAGTAGAGTTGTAATGGGAGGCTGGAGAGTGGGTTGCACCTTTGTGGCCTCCATTCCCCATCCTGAACGTTCCTGTAGGGCCTGAAAGAGGAGCGAGAGGAGGAGGGCCTTCTCCTGGGGCGCTTCACCTACAACCAGGATGGTGACCCCATCCAAACATTCTACTTCAAGGTGAGGcacagtggtggtggtggagcaCTTGCCATGGGAAGGAAGTTGGGTGATGGTGTTGGATGTGGGGAGGTCATGGGGTCCCTCTGTGACCCCATCTGTGACACATCTCTCCTGTCCCCAAGGGTGACGACGTGGGCGCCTTCCAGCTGGTGGAGCTGCGTGTGCTGAGCAACTGGGGCCACCCCGAGTACACCTGCATCTACCGCTTCCGCGTGCACGGGGAGCCGGCGCTCTGACCCCCCCCTGCTGCCAGACAGGGCCGTCCTGGGATGCAGGAGGTTGCACTGCCCTTCGCCTGCGCTGCTGCTTGCGGAGGAAAGGACTTTTTGCCTGCAGGGGGGTGAGGCGAGGACATCCCATGCGGGTGGCTCTCGGTGCGTTTCGGACACTTCTGACTTCTGAAGCTCAATTTTTCTATTGGGGCTGCGCCGTCCCCTTTCTGGTGGCACATATAACCTTCCCACAGCTGGGAAGGAGGGAACTCCGTGATGCGCTGGGGCACCGTGCAGCATGGTGCTCCCCTCTGTGTTTCTCAAGATCTTAAGGACCTCAAACCCTTCGATGCTGGGCAGGCAGAGGGGACATGAGACAGTATTAATTGAGTATTGTAAAAGTAAAGGTTtgggggcagcaggaggggagaAATGCGGCAGGTGTGGGCTTCAAAGCCAGTCCTGGGCTGAGGTCCATGCACTAGGACCAGCAACTGTGTTGGGTCCCAGTGATGCTCGGGTTCCCCTTGTCTGGGACTGCCTATCCTGCTTGCTAAGCTTGAGGATGCTACGTTCAAACCTCGCCTGCTTCCCCTTTTGgatttgctctgctttttttttttttaaggggtGGGACTGTTTTCCTATTAGGGTGttgaggatttattttttttgtattaacaatggaaaaaaactttttccatgCAATTTCTACTTACGTGGAGTTGGGGCTGTGACATGATACCACTGGAGCGAGCGGCTTCGCTTGGCAGTGGGGCTAGAGCTTTGCTTGGCACAAGGACGCACACACTGTAGGATAAGTTGCAATAATaggagcacagctgggctgggggaCGGGGCCCCACACCGGGTGCCAGCAGGACATCCTCCGAGCTCACTTTCCCACTGGCACACACGTAtagaggcagctgctgctgggagctgttgtCCTGGGTACCATTTCTCCCATCCAGTTTATGGGGTGGAGGTGGCTCACTGAACCCCACAGGGCCCCCCAGCCTCAGTTTACAGCTCAGCTTATGCTCTGGGGTAGCGTTTCTAACAAGCACATTTGTCTTGCGTTTAGTTTGCAAATAATAATATAAGCTGCAGGGCCTGCGTGTGGTGTTTGTGCCCTGTAGGATGCTGGCATCATCCTCCCAGGTACTGAGCACTGATCCCTGCTTTGGGAGAGGCAAGGGGCAGAGAGAAGGGCACAGGGCTGTCAGCCCCAGGGGATCGGGACGATGCTGTCCCCATCTCCAATCACATAAAATGGCCGCGTGGGGTCAggaggctctgctgctgggggaaAACAGCCCCTCAGCCAGGGCACTGAGGAGGGAAATAGATTTGCTCCTATATTGAGCGTGGAGCTTCAACTTTTGGCATCCGCAGCGTGAGTTATTTTAAGCttggctgcagctgcctgcGAGTGGTGACGCTGGTGAGCACTCAGACCTGTCCTGTGTTTATATGAATGAGAAACAGAGTGGAGATGCAGCTCTCCTCTGTATTAGGGCTGTCCATCTGCTGGAGGAAATGCCATAACCGCAGGGCTGGAGATCTGCTCTTTACTCCACTTTTCTCCCCCCTCGCTCTCAGTTTGCCCCATCAGAATGTTACAGGCCCACCCTGCGCCAATGGACTGTTACAGGCAGGAGATGTACTTCATGCTGTAGCCTGCTGCAAATGCTGCACTGTTTTGttcattgtattttttaatcaacAGATTGTAATTTATGCCTATGCAAAGAAGACCAAGACAAATAAATTATATCAAAACTGCTGAGAGGTGGTTGGTTGGTGTGTTGGCAGGTGGGAACAAGATGCAGCAAGGTGAGAGCACAGCTGTAGCTGTTGTGTAGTCTCATACCCAATTCTTGTTTTCCAGCTGCCATACTACATCCAGGCACGCAGGTTTGCCCAACAGCCCCTCTTACAGACCTGAACTCCTTGGGATGCTTAAGCTGAAGCCTGCAGCCGTGCTTGCTGCCTTCTAGCAatgccacagctctgtgctgtgcctaTGACCCGAGGCTGCCCCAGCGTTGGCTCTCCCTTGCAGTTCCCTGTGAGGCTGCTTTGTATCTGGGAGAAGGCTCTGGCACAAGGACAACATCCCTGCACCCTAGAGCTGGCTGGAGCCTATGCTCACCAATTACGGCAGAATTGCTAAGCTTGGCATTCCACCACCAATGAGAAGCACCAACTCTTACACAAAGCAAATTCTGCAGGGGCTCAGCTACAGCAATCCTCTGGACTTTGCTCCCTGCTGCAAGCACGGCCTCCTCTTGCAGCCAGCAAAGGAGAGCAGTGCCAGGTGAACATTCTTGTGGCTGGTGGTGTTGAAGCTGCAAGCGCTGCTTTTCCAGAAGGACAAAAAGCCACGAGACAGCCTTTAACTCAGAACAAActtctttaaaatttatttttatagatcACACCAGCCCGAGTGATCTTTGAATGCTGGTCACAAAAGAGATCGCACCGCCTCCTTCACCCCAACTGAAGTAAACCCTCTTCCAGTCTTGGCAGTCTCCTTCATTTGGAGCACAAGGAATGGAGAAAGAGAACGCCACCGCGGCCTCCCGCTCCCCTCAGAAGCGGAGGGCAGTGAAATCTGATGCATTGGATGCTGCTACAGGGCCAGGACAAAGGCAGCAGGCCCTCGTGCCCTGCTTAGCCACACTTCACACCCTCACAATGCGGGTGCTATCGGTGTCGTAGCCGCCTATGGTTCCCCCCCTCTCCAGGAGAGCGCTGGTGTTTAGGCACATAGCTGGGGAAGGACGGGCTGACCTCCCCGCTGCCACCCGTGCTCAGGCCGCTACAGTCTCTAAGGCAAAGTACCTCCTCTCCGTGGTGTTCCTCACCTTACCGCGCTGCTTAATGCTTTTGGAGTGCTGATATCCACGTAAGGAGGCGAGCTTTTCCCTCTCAAGCCCTAATGCCTGCTCTCGCTCGGATGGCACTTGAGCCTACCTCCAACCTTGGCTTTCCAGCCTACCTGAAACCAAGCAGTGAATGGAAGGAGCTCTACACTTCTGGCAAGAAGCAGAACCAGCCCTCTGCAGAGGGACTACAACCTGAAAGTCTCCCTCCGTGAGAAGTCTTCCACTGGGGAAGAAGGACCTCAAAGAAACTGAAGGTGACCACACCTGCTGGGGAGAGCAGCCATCTGCTGGTGTCCATCTCCTCCCTCCAGACGGCCCTGCACTCCCACCCACAGGGGGTAACTCctgtcctgcaggcagccacCAAGAGGCTGAGTGAGAGGAGAGATGAGAACAAACAGGGAACTGATCGCTCACACAGCCTGGGGTTAGAAGACATGATATTGGTAATTCACAGAGCATGCTTGCAGGGCCTTCCTGAAACTAGAGTTTACCATTTACAActgaattaattaaattaaagagagaaaaattaccGTGTACTTCCAAACCTGAAAGCACTCCTGTAAGTTTGGTCCCTCTTTGGCCAAGAGGGGAGAAGACAAATCATATAATCTCTACCACAGCCAGTGGGCCAGTGAGTTCTAGAAAACACTTAGGAAATCCTGGAGCAACCAAAATCAAGGGAAGGTCATCTTTACCTGGTGTCTGTTCCACCCCGTGGGGTCTCTGTCCGTCAAGGTGAGAAGGCTCTTCTCTGGCTCAAGGGACGGACTGAGTGCTCCTGCACAATATTGTTAATACTGTTCATTGAGCTGCCACAGCCAAGAGAGGCAAGTAGGATTGGCTCCAAAACGCACTGAACAGGCAGTAGGAAAAGCAGGGAAGGGGGAGAGGATGGGCAAACCGCTGCCCCTTTAACTCtgcctctaaaaaaaaaataaaaatcttaactGCTACTAATGCATTTGAGAAGGGTATTTAGTACAGAATTCCTCAACTTAAGATCAATgtaactgtttttcaatttcCTTCCCTCTTAGACCTCCAActaacacattttttcttacCATCATCTCATTCAAATCTCCGTCACTACGTGACGTGAAATTAAAACCACTTACAAATCTGTTACGATGGGGTAGAACTCAGAAACATATCTGGCACGTggccacagcagtgcagaagcagTGCTATAAAGAATCACCCTAAACAACGAATTTTAGCCACTGCAAGTCTGAAATTTCAGGTGTTTGACAGCCCCAGGATTTGAGATAGCATGTGAGAGAGAGCAGCAAGTCCTGTAGACAGAACGGGGTGAGAGAGGAGGGAGGCAGCTAACTGGCTCTTCTTGGCTCTGTCCAGTCTCTCCTCTTATCTTCATGCacacaaaatataataaaaactaATAAGAATAAAAACTAAGCCCATGATGTACAAAAATGTGTCGacagggggaggaggaaggtgtCAGTTACTCTGTTCTGTGTCTTATCACCTTCATTAGCTTATAAGTTAACGTTCCTCTCCGTCTTCTCCTTTGAGGAGGAAGGAAGTTTCTTCTGCAGCCAGTCAGCTGGGATGGGTTTTGGTTTGAGCTGCTCTGGATCTTTTGGataagaaatgaaggaaagaggaagaattcctcaggaggaggaggagtaaGAAATTTAGCAGCCGCTGGCAGGAGTCACACAGGCTCCTTGAGACTTCACTTTATGGCGCTGACCTCCTCGTCGCCGGCCTCCTCCTCCAACTTTtgactgaaaaacaagaagagacaTCTTAGTATGCAGTGACCTCTACATCAGATCATTAACACAGCAGGAGTCCAACACACACATCCAGATACCGGGATGGCGGTTGCACTGCTCGGCTGCTTAccactgcaggaaggaaaaaaggcagaCGCACCATGAGGGAAGGAGTGACAGGACAGACAAACACATCACGAAGTATGGGCCTCTGAGCTGGGGAAGACCTGCTTT encodes:
- the SUN2 gene encoding SUN domain-containing protein 2 → MSRRSQRLVTSRLYPEDEDGTSSLLGGPQLPFKESTARTAARRKSSGTKRLSPGPSTQTSYYSESLVSESYLGGSRVLAALDDALDGSTYWGRELSTRRRRDTGDTESSKVNGLLESRTYDTYASSSGYSSEDDYAGQLYSAHSSSGSGLRTAASRVGSFLWRVFTAPARFVGWLLSCVATAWHHVTGRAPQLQRVPLSRRYPRLKKSLWLLLLLLLLAAVGYGAWYLYPYGLSTRSLPIFSWWGAGRFSSSDVPGARDMTALDQGLRGEQQLLARFQALEKRFEALEAAVSRWELGVARGEPPPTGDVLGLLEGLLDRRQAGMEERLRSDMTEHLQGELDALWTQLQADVDKRLGKMAQASQEMEARLQELNAEWQRSVQEELQGRWQRATGELQQEVSALRRELAGLRSDQEAVSKHLEAVLEQIKATRADVEAQMPAWISHFLAQSRQGDGTAGLLLQREDLQAELRALELRILAQMREERGLAARDSIGVALRQGGAGGVTEEQVHLIVDQALKRYSEDRVGMVDYALESAGASVINTRCSETYETKTALLSLFGIPLWYHSQSPRVILQPDVNPGNCWAFRGSQGFAVIRLSSLIRPTAVTLEHVPKALSPQGTIPSAPKDFTVYGLKEEREEEGLLLGRFTYNQDGDPIQTFYFKGDDVGAFQLVELRVLSNWGHPEYTCIYRFRVHGEPAL